A region of the Silene latifolia isolate original U9 population chromosome 9, ASM4854445v1, whole genome shotgun sequence genome:
caagaacgcgattaggaagaagaacaagttgctttctctcttaaacaggttttaggttttgtaaaaagtgatttagaacaatgccgaataagtttaaataccttaatcgcgtaattaacaaaacccgagaaaaactccccgtaaaccggacactcgatcgagtacccaaggtactcgatcgagtaccctcctactcgatcgagtaccccactactcgatcgagtacccaacagtcgaaactattttatttcgcaacttgcccttactcgacagagtaagggctactcggtagagtaccccaagacatataaatacggagtattacagtcttccctccttaaaaagaacttcgtccccgaagttcaacccatacataaaaacaaccatactgactcgaccaagacacaacaacttagctaaggactcaagaactcgaccgaacatagaacatgaactcttaacccccactctaccaactatgtttacttccacaacatgatcactatatcgtatctaccacatatatatatttctcacgacaccaactccatacataatcaattaccatcctctaatgctgctagctccataatatcatcaactatcaaatctaaaatcaagacactcatagacatcaaacggaatgttacattctaccacccttaaaaggaacttcgtcctcgaagtttactcacactcataaacatcctcgttcaactgccaagactatcgaactcataaccatcatcatccaactcacaacactatccaaatattctcacactcctaaacatcgaactactaccagtccggtcatgacctttaacaaaattaaccacaacacgaatcaaccttttattcgacatcaagactcaaacttccaaatatattaccatatgcacacccatcaaaatctcttttatcacatcctactcctcttaagataaatgttacgtcctcataactcactaatactaaatcctagatacatctcattaccctctttGCCACCACATGTGCAAGAcaaccgtttataaaccaaacactcaccatgcatatatctaaggctctcttacttaaacaattctcatactttaattcactcatcaaaccacctaacttatacctcaaaatctttagcttaacccaaaacttcaactcttccacattaccgcaacacgacatacctctctatataaagcatctatctcccaaacgcataactcacgatccacactcgttacgtacactcacactagatcctccagttctttccttcattaccgcaagactcatacataacctaatatgacactaattcccccaacaccctacactcactgtcccaacaaaagattatgaaccacctgcagctttcagatcattactacacatgttctacagaccacttgtcattaccatgtctactaaagccttatctagaacaagatcaaaattactgtaacaacctctcacaaccgtgtcccatcaatagaacatcactataccatgacaacaacgaaaacatatacgactctatttcatatcatattgtaccctcattcccaacttaacctggtaaagaaaacatcaataaacaagacaactgtctatctctGCAAAAATGAAACTCGCaggggagcaacatcaaacaaaacaacaaactatgaataactggtatgcactttcgaaactcgaatcataatcaacccgcctactccaccacaaccggtgacggcatcacaacaccgccaccaacagccacaccgtagtgcgaaaatacccgcatcacaacattatgtaccgtgcccggatcaccacccgaggcaccacaaccacaccgatagacatcacaactgcatacgattctcataaacactgactgagcataacttctcagacaagaaaacttactcaaatccactttattaaatcaccacgcgacatattatatggataaacagataagcatctcatgaacataatctctaccatttcacggaatacacgtgtgttattaatacacataaaattataactagccatgtcaaattaatcaagttattacctttttggatattattcaattaaattaccgtgtccaacatatatattacagaacattcataaaacaactttataattatcacatcataccacttcttgtgaggtcagaacctcacacaaacatttacacatatcatagacccgtaatcacaaccaactagtcaatcctgatcacgtaagttaccactcaaccaaggttacctgtcacccgagcttaacacgcttgcccctcatcacattcttccattcgcatgcccaacaccttctgccatacataaccatatagctaacactcactatgagaaaccgcctcccaagactatgtcttatacttcctcacaaccatacttatcaattcagtctctacaaaatcagcctctttagaattaccatctctctaacataccgtcactcttaaccattagtcaaaaaccataacactaccactatcCGGACATTGAACccttttcactcatctctaaacatcacgatttctttcctatctttggttaacatcccaaacaacgaacaacaaacccatcaacaaaattacctcaacattattcccaatactatcttatttgtattgtcatctaactctccaccaaaatctcatatcatgcaggtattctaccaacttcttgctttccttaattcctcaaaactcaaaactaatcatgttgttcggaacttctatataatcaaactcaaatcctcatgatagtatcatacatctcgacgattccttacttttatatcacataacctcggtggacatttccttagttttattcccctcattcttttcttttgcccTTGGCAAAATCCCTTATTAactcaactcttcattatttctatctaactctctagtgctccggttaccttctcattgttcaagaactcacatctcattattttatatcgatatcatctccctcttccTTACCATAGATatcctcttattatgctatcactcacccttgccactaatttatccataaaatcaacgttcactgttcaaacaattgcatctcctttgtacctctctagaaatccaaatttatttcataccattaattgcccaaggaagtcacacattagtttcacctcttaatgaaccaaatctcccaatctcactcactatctgcaaatctacgtcgcgacatgcctccacaaagttcactatataccactcttctcaatccctctaaaacagcctttcattatatatattcttaATCAACACCATTCCTAAACATCTCCCTCCATAGTTCGTTATATATCTCCGGTTGCTACCATTCGCATCCTTCCttccaatcttttaattctcacgttccataaactcacatcatcccttgcccacattcatttccttttacattactcaacattcaaacatatcgctcatctcatctcacaaaacatgctctgtgtctcaataaaccataccaatcttccttttctttttccactatctattacaacacatataacttatgtcctcccaccgaactcctactcaccataGGTGTCACTCacttcaccataagattgggtaacttacgtatgaagaccaacatacatgtaaaacaatgcataaaataaaataaaataacatccttgaattaaacataatatgcgacgaagtcaaaagataagcatatgacccaaaacaggggtcactagatcgagtacaggccactcgatcgagtaagggacttactcgatcgagtaggtgaagatcagaagcacgtaaaacaaatcaccagggctactcgatcgagtacccaaggtactcgatcgagtacccccctactcgatcgagtatcctagttactcgatcgagtaccccaattctcagcactgtccagttttcgtgaaacagtcataactcactcattacttggtcattttgggcgtgtgacctatcgatagaatcgtaaaaggacaagctatcacctccaattggaatcacatcaaaatcatttatgcatctcaagttatagcagtttaaagacaacctctttatcatcgaaaaacacaactattgatttttacttcccaaacgacttaaacaacaacaaggtagacaaaacgacccagtactcataaaaccaatattgctaatctcatgttaccatcttcaaaaatcaagcaacatcatccatcatgcacatatattattcaacttaccaatcacatattacccacatgttatctcacatctccCAACATACTAAGCAACATTATAAACGCAACATGTGATATAGCTAAGCATGAAATTTTATCAAGCTTTTCATATAATCAACGAAACAGTGACGTCatattatcaaatgccacatagtaatcatccaacatgcttttctattccaacaacaattctatatatctcatcaatctttcaattcagatcccccatcctccacatacatgcatccatcaattcatacaacatactactacatagatacataCAGCACACAAtcagcacataacgatcccgacacatatcccatggtgaccggttcaaaattgtagggcgagttcgcgactttaggacgtctcccaagtctttgcattagctcctacaacctttaccccgggttcattttaatttgactcctatattcattaggttcattggttacaggtttcaggatcgtcgctctgataccatttgtaacacccccatactccaagtgccttaccaggaccactcaggtatgaagacatcaccatctcggtcgcccgaggtatgataatcaaatagacaaaacagaaacaacatttattataaatactttaatgaataaatacaatccttgaaaccgagctgaaagtacgatacattattccaaactatctgttctcaactgaaatataaataaatactaaactacagcggaagactctatcgtcatgtcgtggccatcccagctatcccagtactcatctctttacctgctcaatatctgctcaccatccccgaatggatcaccgcaggttttacaaaacaacaccggagtcagtactaatcacacaatcaaaatagataacaacaataagacaaacagacagctgaactgccacacacacacacgcacatccaaccaaccgtctcaatcaccgatcgtccacggaCCAccccgccaatgggggaccgcagccgttcccacctaagccccgctcatcgcatttgagcgataaccctgtccattaatgtgcacatcccctttcgtggcgggttccacgaagggcgaaactagggcgtgaagtcactcccgcaagtgaccccactcagccgagaacgcatctcgagagccatagacaaccaaacacaatcacaatcacaatcacaatcatcatatcaaacaactaactacagcacatcaccaatatcccattatgggactaatactgagtaggaaatcctacctggaatgcacaacacgcagacgggtatctacaaaattgtatcaaaacggctcctctacgaactctcctcctaccatacaacacatagatactactattcaattactattcataaaaacccccaattcctaaattagggtttcaccaatcttaacaaaacattatataaattacattaaaagcttaccctcgacgcaaggaatccaacgacacaaactacgatgcaaaccgaccgtctgaactccgggaattgtcaagaacgcgattaggaagaagaacaagttgctttctctcttaaacaggttttaggttttgtaaaaagtggtttagaacaatgccgaataagtttaaataccttaatcgcgtaattaacaaaacccgagaaaaactccccgtaaaccggacactcgatcgagtacccaaggtactcgatcgagtacccccttactcgatcgagtaccccagctactcgatcgagtacccaacaggtcagaaactattttatttcgcaacttgcccttactcgacagagtaagggctactcggtagagtaccccaagacatataaatacggagtattacatatgcaaaatgggaaactaaagatagtaaatgacccaattatgtgctatatagcataggaacgaggttaattcggggactaaatgtgctcaaatatgagtcacatcaatgaCAAATACAATTTCAATACCCAAACCGGGTTTACAAAAACAACTTTACACTCTTCAACCAATCTAAGTCCCTCGTATCTGTCCCTGGCTGAAGACGAGCAGAAATGCTTGTTCTCACTTCTCTTCTGATCTGAATACTAACAGGCTCCGGTCTCAGGATACATCCCTCAACCCTTGCTTTGATTCTTTGCATCCATATGTGATAGTATGTGGCCATAACTATACACATTAGGACACCCTTCTGCAGCTGTGAACCCTGACCAGTCCCCACCCACTGCATATGATCAGACGTAGGAAAAGACAGGCTGCACATCTTGCCAATCTCAGAAAAAACCCTCATGCTATAATCACAATCCTGAAACAGATGACCATGAGTCTCAGGTTCTCTACCACACAACAAGCAGTATTCATCAGTGGCTATTCCCAGAGCAAAAAGTTTCTCTTTAAGTTGCAAAGCCTCTCTAACAATGAGCCACCCTATGAACGATGCCTAGGCAGACATCACATACATCCCTCAACCCTTGTTTTGTTTTCTCTATTGTTTGGTTTTGAAGTGAGGGTCGAATTATCGTCAACAAATTCAATTAACAAAGTCATTTCAAGATTCACTTGAAATTATATTAAATTCACAATTGTATTTCATAATGTCATTGGTGGAAGCAGATGAGAATTACAGAGAACCCAATAGAACACCGACTAAAGTTGACAAAAGAAGAGTGTGAAGCTGCGCAAGAAGGAAATGTGGCATTCCTTAACGAACGACTGATCACCTTAGGGATGAATCTCTTGGTGTCACAAACATCCAAGGGAAGCAACATCCTTCATATATTAATGCAATGTGAATTTTATTTCTCCTTACTCGAACAAACTGAAGAGTTCATCGGACAAGCAATACAAAAACTACCCGTACTCATCAGTCAACAAGACTGTAATGGCGATACCCCTATTCATGTCCTTGTGCACAATTCATCTTCATTTAGGTTACTGGAGATGGTGTGTATGCATTTGGAGAGGGTTCAAGAAGAGGTGGAGGGTGGGCTCTACTCCCTGCCATGAAGATTGAGGAATGGCAAAGGCGACACACCCCTTCATGTTGCAGTTAGAGACAGAGATTACGATTGTGCAATCAGAACTCTCTTCATCTTCTGTCCCATGATAAAGGTATCACATTTTCGTTCTCCGAAAGTTAAATGATCACATAAGTAATTTAATCTTGCTAACGTcttgaaattattattattattattattactattattattattattattattattattattattattatagattATGATGATGCTTCTGTCGTTAGAGGGTTAATAAGGCGACTGACAATCGGTAATGCTGATATaccatatatgaatatgtaagtatatagatctacctttccttcaataTCTTCgcgtaataatctccaacatgaaccgacaaacgtagtatctacattgtatgctatccggctggcgagggacctattattacataaaaacaaacagacgagagaaggctcacatcagaatcttgaactttaggtattgtattagtattaaacacagatttttgcacttaaggtattgtataTTAGCACGTATCcatgttatcgtaataaaagtagggccatcatcagaatctttcgtgggttgatcctgctcgttagctc
Encoded here:
- the LOC141601276 gene encoding uncharacterized protein LOC141601276 codes for the protein MKDVASLGWWLIVREALQLKEKLFALGIATDEYCLLCGREPETHGHLFQDCDYSMRVFSEIGKMCSLSFPTSDHMQWVGTGQGSQLQKGVLMCIVMATYYHIWMQRIKARVEGCILRPEPVSIQIRREVRTSISARLQPGTDTRDLDWLKSVKLFL